CGGAAGGTACGAAAATTAATATAAACAGAACTGAAGAAGCTATTAAAACGGGTGCAGAAACTTTAGCTTCAGCTTGTCCTTTTTGCATGACTATGCTTACAGATGGCGTTAAATCATTTGAAAAACAAGAAGAAGTTTTTGTTAAAGATATAGCAGAAATAATTTTAGAAAATTCAATTTAAATAATTACTAACCAACAAAAGGAGAAAAAATGAGCGATAAGTACACACAACTCGTTGAATTTGTTAAAAATATGGAAACAGATGTTGAAAAATTCTACGTAAAAGGTCAATCCGCAGCCGGAACAAGAGTTCGTAAAGCTTTAAGCGAATTAAAGAAAATGGCTCAAGATATGAGAAATGAAGTTCAATCAAAAAAATTAGAAAAAAAATCTTAATAATTTTTTTGTAATAAATTCAATTCATAAGGCTGTTTATTTTTTAATGAACAGCCTTTTTTTAAATATGAAAATTAAATACATAATCTTTCCATCAATTATTTTATCAATTTTTTATTGGCTCTCAAACCCAAGTTTTATTGAACATGTGACTCTAAAAGTTGAAGAAAAAGTTGATTCAACTGTTACAGTTTCATTTTCTTGCGTTGGTGATATAATGTGTCATTCAACTCAATATAATTCGGCAAAAGTTGGTAAAGATTCTTTTGATTTCAAACCAGTTTTTGAATTTGTAAATGAATATTTAACAAATAAGGACATTTTATTTGGAAATCTTGAAACAGTGCTTGCCGGAAATTCTAAAAATTATTCCGGTTATCCCTTTTTTAATACTCCCAATGAATTTGCTGAAGCGTTAAAGTTTGCTGGTTTTGATTTTTTGTTTACTGCAAATAATCATGCAAATGATCAAGGAATTGACGGAATTAAAAGAACAATTGATGAATTAAAAAAAGTAAATATTGTATCGTTGGGAACAACAATTCCAGAAGATTCTTTAGAAAGTTATAATTTATTTGTTAGAAAAGGTTTAAAGTTTGGAATTCTTTCTTATACGTACGGAACGAACTATAAAAATTCAAATAAAAATCCGGA
The nucleotide sequence above comes from Ignavibacteriota bacterium. Encoded proteins:
- a CDS encoding histone H1, with amino-acid sequence MSDKYTQLVEFVKNMETDVEKFYVKGQSAAGTRVRKALSELKKMAQDMRNEVQSKKLEKKS